CAGATGGACCCTAGCCCAGAATGAAGCTGCACATTTAGTGTTTGCTATAGACATTAGCAGCATTTAATAATCAGGTCATCAAGCCATGACGTACATGAACCACTGAATTCTAAAATCCTCAGGTCTCCACAAAGAAGTCATAAAAGTAGTAGTATTAGatagaagaggagaaggaagttATACTCTTGTATTAGCAGCCTGTAGGTATAGGTGAGTACATTCAGGGACTCTTTTAATGGTGCAGTCATGCAATTCTTACCATATGATAAATTAATATTCCATAATTTACATTAGGGTTTGAGAGACAGGAGACGAGCTAACATTAACTGGTGCAGTGAAGGAACACTGGAGTTGGGAATGATTATTCCAGCAGCACGTTAGAATCCTGACTGTCTTTTCGATTGTTTTAGTATTTCTGTGacatttttctctaaaataTTATGCAGACAATAAATAAGCAAATGTTTGCATGAGAAGAATAATTTATCCTTTCTCATCGCTGCCCCACTATTTTTCCAAACTAGTCACCAAGTGCTGATTCATGCATAATAAATAGATGCCCTTGCATAATATGAGCATGACCAGCCCGACCACAGTTAACCCAAACTACATCATATAGAATTTTGAGTCAGTCCTTAATAAGACTTTTTCTGACAGGTTGTCAGCAGTACAGTATTTGTAACAGACAGCAAATTGTTCTCTCATCTGCATGGGAATTAAGCATGGCTGCCACTGCTACTGCCATTGTGTTTgttaggaggaggagagaaatccatttaaatgaaagagagaagagaggcatCAGCATTAGCTGTTAATCCGCTGCAGTGAGAATGTTTCTCTCTGCCCGCGGCCTCGAGGCTCCAGCCATCCTAACGGGGACACTGTAAAGCAAACCAAACGCTCCCAAAAAAACAATGGTGTCATTCCCAGTGTGAAGTCTCTCCCAGATAAGGAAGGCACGACTTATCAGAAATTAGACAGCAAGACAGAAGTTTTATTAGGGAAGCATGATCCATCCAGATGACTGAATCACAGCTGCATTGTTATGTCAGTGCTGAATATACTGtgcattatacagtatatacagtgtaGCCATATACCTGTACCATATACCAAATAATCCCAGCTATGAAGTCTGCAGCAAGTGAACTTCCACTCAACCACAAACAAGACGGTCCTGCGTGTCCCCTACCACAGAGGGGAGGGCCACAACATAAAACTGCACATACAAAGGCAGCAtctctcttcccttctctttctctcccacctttttctctctcacccacacacgTTCTCTATTTAGCTCACCCTCAAAAAAGATGCCTAAAGATAGAAGCAAGAAGATGAACAGGAGCCAGCgattgtcatggcaacaacGTGCTGAGGCTACAAGCTATTAGACCAGCAGGAAAACTTACAACCAAAGCCTTAATGCCGCAGCAGAGCTTACTCAAAAACACAGTTTACGACATTTGGACTGTTGATGATGTGAAGATGTGCCGGAGCTCAAAGTCCCGTCAAGGCTCATCATTTCAGAGACGATCTCCTGTTAGTGCATTATGTGATTTACTGATAAttctggtaaaaaaaaagtttaggACTGCGGAGAAACTGAGACCAGACCTCGTATTGTTTACTGTACATGtatgtttctcacacacacacacacacacacacacatatatatatttgccATATCACAAATTGTAGCACTGAAGACGATatttctgatttaaatcttcccCTAATCAAACAAAAAGAGCCAACATAGATAGTTGAGTGGGTCGTAGACTAAACTTAGTATGAAGGATATGATGTAAAAAGTAAACAGTGTACAGCTCTATGCATTCTTGCTACGGATGGTAAAGATTTTGGACATAGACTGAGAACTTTTTACTACCCAATCAGGATTTCTCAGAATGAAAACTCCTCTAACATCTTCTCTAACCAGATCCCCCCTGGGGCCACCTGCTCCTCGAAGCAAAAATTCTAAAATACCAAGTTTGACCTCCTGCTTTGTAATACTGATGTGCCCATAGATagttccacagtaatgacacaCTAAAGACATTTTCCCAATCTTTCAGCAGGCTTATTTCTGTTGTGAGAGTCCATGTGGCTGCCTGTGTCCTCAACAGACTGagaaacatctgaaatgttGGATGCCCGTCAGGATGAGTAAGCCCCAAGAGTACTGGATGACATTATACCACATGGCCACCATTTTTATGGATCAGTTCCTTTATTATCTGAAGACCTTCTAGCTAGTAATCAGGGGATAATTGTCAGCCCCACTTGTCTTCTACATTTGCCCACATTtccaaaatgtaaataaagtgtttacaAGTGTTGGTCTTGAATTTGCCCTGAATAACGCAAATCAAACACAGCATAACATGTTCATCCATCTTGCCTGCCTCAGCGGGGACAAGCTCAAACtaattatatgtgtgtgtatctgtggtgtgtgtatgactCACAATGTTGACCTGCAGAGGTTCGGAACCAGgtctcagcagcctcctcctcctgcagctgcctgaGCCTCCGGAGCGTAGACGCACAGATGACGATGATGGCGCCGTGTCTGTGGGACAGACGCATCGTTGGAGATACAGgtttggacaaaaaaaacaaaaacagaactatTTAAACCGATTCAAACTGCAAATGTTACCTGATGGAGGCAGGAGCAGAGCCAATGCAGCGAGGGTGTTGGGGGGTAAGGGCAGAGAACGGCACCGCTGGAGCGATATTCTGAGTGGGGGCTCAAGTGGTGATACTCCCAGCGGGCGAGACAAGGCCTGAAGGGTACTGGGCAGTTAGGACGTCTCCATACAGGGATTGTTTTAAAAGCATATATTCACAAACTTGTCAAGCTGCCccttataaatataaatgttgtttctttgtgcagaaaatgaaacattcacATTTCACAAGTCTGACTGGGTGCACTGGTTGACGTGCGTACCCTGCTGAGAGACTACCCATCATGCCAACCAGGGAGACTATCAGGTTAAAATGGACTTACTCTGAGTTAGGGCAACGAGAGGTAGAGCTTATGGGAGCGATGAGGCAGAAAATTGGCCGCAGAGAAAGACTGCGagtgagaaagaaagagagaaagaaggaaagaaagccATAGGGAAAGAACATGAATAAAagggtgagagagtgtgaggtacaaaagagagagagagtgaggtgAGCTAAAGTAAAAAGCAGCATCCGGAAATACAGGCTTCTATAAATGGGGCAGAGCCTGCATGCATTTTTGCAGCAAACAGTGGCGGGTGTATAAATACTGGGTTAGTATTGGCTGCCCTTCAAGGTCTCTACTGTGTGTTTGATTCATTACGGGCTGCAGCTAAATTTATCGGTGAGTCGGTGGGGTCTGTTTATGAGAGTCATTACTACAGTCAGGAATAATACAGCCTATACTGCGCATGCTTTGGATATTTATAGGACTGCTCATTATCATTTATGGCACAGTTGAGTTTAAAAGAGAATTTGTGAATAAATGCCTGTTTGCCATTTGACAGCttactctgttgtgcagctcCATGGACTGTGTCTCCCTAGTAACACTGGTCTCTATGACAGAGCAGGGTCTGGATTGGGTGGTCTTCCATCCCTGTCCCAAGGAGTGTGGCGCAGAGTGAGGAGGCCTGCGTCTCCGTCGGCACAGCGAGCCAACCTCACTATAATGGCTGTAGAGCTCTCGGTCGAGGGTCGGCCTCCACAAGTCCAATACAGCTGAGGACGGGCGAGGGCGAAGGCGCGGGGGCTTGTGAGGTACAGAGGTCTTCTCTGTATTAGCGTGGGTAACGGCTGGGCACGCATGTGGTACACTGCAGCCTGACTGCCTGGCAATCTGCTCACACAGCTGGGATTGGCAGAGATACTCAGCAGTTTGGCTCAGATAACAGTGCAACAATGCATTTCTTGTGTGCAGAGTTCAGAGGAAAGTCCCAACAGGGTTTTAATGAAGCTACATTTCAGACATCAAAGAATAAATCATATGATTTAAGACGAGGTTGATCAATTTAATCTCGGAGTGACTGGTGATTAGGGAAAAGGGTCTTTGTTCAACATTACTCATCCCAAGAAACATCAAGAGTGCACATTCGCGACGCTTCTCGAAGCACAGTCCTGCAACTCTGCGCGTTACATAATAAACCCTGGCAAAAGTGTGCTGAGTATTGAGCTGCTGCATTTCATTTTGTCATTAGGAGTCAGAGCTAACGCGTCCTGACTCAGTGGTGTGACTAAAAGCAAGATGACTAACGTGTCCACTAGAGTGAGAAGGTGAATCGGAGACGTCACAACGCTCGGGGGCTGCTCTAGCTACGCACTGACAACTACTGCAGTTAAGGGATTTCCTCATATGGTAACCCTCACCAACTTAGCATAACAGACGACGCCTCGTTATGATGTTTGCTGTCATTCTAACcgtttcctcctctgtccaaCAGATGGGGCAAAAGGACAAGTATAGCAGGGATGTCAAGTCCTCACAGGCTGGCTAGTGTGTTACtgatgatttaaaaaagcaaaagaatgGACAAtgtaattaattacatttttacatgAGGCATGCTTCTGTAAGTTAATGATGTGGAGAAAACCTGCAATGGAATATGTTTGCAGCATACATGTAAGACAGGATGTACATGACAAGGTTGCTCtgcaacagaacacagaaagTCACTGGAGTGTTCCACTTTCTTCTGCTCTCGTCATTCTTTTACTATTAAAAACCACATACCTTGAATATTTCCTCTGTAGAGTCTGATGCCGGTACACTATTGGTCGTGTTCTCTTTATCTCCTTGGTGTGATTGGATGTGCACATCCCGTGTTTGCTGGGAGTCAGGAGGAGCGTCTTTGGAatcctgctcatttcctgtctgtccctTTAACGTTTCCTCTGCATGCAGACAGTTCAATTGATCTGTTTTGACCACTGcgtctttgttttctgtgtttggaCACGATAAGGGGATACAATTCTCCACCGTGACCGTGGGGCTGTGGTTGGTCTCTATGCGAATATGGTCACCTGTGCCATTAGAACTCTGAAGGCCATTGACAGCTTTGGGCCCTGAGCATGGCCTGAAGGCTTTCAGGACTACTGTCGGGGATTGTCCCCCCGTCACCGTTGTGTCTTCTTTGTCACAACCGCTTGAGTGTGCGGTCGCTGGTGACGAAGGAACGCGTTCGGGTTTGGGAAGCCCCTCGTTTAGCACCGTCAGGGAAACACTGTGAATGTTGTCCACTGCGTGCCGCTGTGCCCGAGGGGAGCTCAGCTGCATCCCGTCTCcctctggaggagagaaggaatgAGATGTTGTCCGCCATTTCCTGGCCGTTTCAGCTACGTTGTTGAAAAACCTGAAAAGACCACCAAAGTGCCCCTTCGTGTCTGAGGGTTTGtgtggcggtggcggtggcggtggcggcagcggcggctgaCAGTCTCTGTCGTTCTCTATATCTACGGAACCGAAGTCCGAGTCCATGGTCTTGTCCAGAGAATGGAGTTCAGAGTCAAAGCTCCTCTCTGAGTAAACAGGATTAGACTTCCCCAAAAGGGAAATCCTCCTCAGGTAACTCCACACGTCTTTGTGCCTCCTTCCTCTACCCTGGTGGGTACTCGAGGTGCATTTAATGCCGGACTCATCGCAGCCTGCCGCCGCTTTGTTACAGTTGGTTGAAGCGTTCTGGTTTCTTTTAGTGTAGTAAACCCTCTCTGCTGGTTTGCAACCGTTTTGAGTAACGGCCTCTCCTATTACAGTAGGCTGGTGGCCATCAACGGGAACCGTGAGGTCAAGGTCTTCAAAGGAACAGTCAAACTCTGCCGTGCAGCCGGCGTAGGAGTGCCTTTTACCTCGGTGTCGAAGCGTgcccctgctgggctgctgaggGGTGCCGATGTCACGGTAGAAAGAGTCCTCGTCCCCCAAAGAGCTGGTGAACTTAGCAGTCGATAATTTGCCCGTCTTCCCTCTAAACACAGACGGGGACTTGAGCTTTTTAAAGGAGCGAACTTTGTCAGCAAATGAGAGTTTGGGGATGGAAGTCTCGCCCGGCAGAATCATGGAGTGAGGCCTgcgctccagctctgaggtggTTCTCTTTCGGTTCAGTATTTTCCAAATGCCCCCTGTGACCCGCGGCCTTTTGCTGACCTCCTGTCTATCCTTGACGGAGGTCTGAAGTAGAGCATCCTGGGTCTCTCCATGACCCTCCGAGGGGCCCGGTGAGGTTTCCTGAATATAAACTATGCTAGTTTCATTTTGCACATCCAGAGAAACATTAAACACGCGGTTGACAAACCCATTAGGGTTTTTGTTCTCAGGGGCAGGGTTGTCTGTCTGTTCCATCCTCTCTCATTCTACAGTGTCAGCTATCAGCTCCAATGTACATCATGTCTCaagcctctgtctgtctctcaaatacctggaggagggggaaaaaacacatttttattcagaCATTAAACTGACAGCCTGTGTTTTGACATGTTTATCTCTGTTCAGATTCATAGATCTCTGTTCAGATTCATAGATCTCTGTTCAGATTCATAGATTTATGCCATACAGATGAAATATATCAAACTCTTCATCCTCAGAGGAGCATCACTTTTTCTTTACATGAGCTCGTATTTCCAAGAATGATCACGCTACGGAAGCTCAGAGGGAACATTTGGTGTTTTGAGTCTCGCACACATGCTTTTGCACCGTGAGACAACGGCCACAGAAACTCACCGGCCTGTATATCTGATCCAAATCATCCATAGTAATTATTTAAGACACAGTCACCATCCACCATTCAAACCAGGAGGctgtgttgtcatggaaactccTGTCTGGTTATTTCAGGCCAGCcactgctgtgacatcatcatacAATAGCTGAGATAAGCACCCGGGGAGGAAAGATGAAGATGCCGGGCAAGTGTTGAACTAGCATGTTAATTACCTCCCTGTTCTAATCCCCATCATTTATTGAAGCCTCTTGGCCACTGAGAATCTTCAGTGTTCCATCCTTCACATCGTCAGATCATCAAAGACTGAGAGTTAGTTGGCCTTTGGTAGGATGCACCGTTGAAAAACACTCAGATCACAGACTATCAAATACTTTTGGGACTCATTTTAATGAGCATGTCCCCCATAATGCCTCAATAATAGAAGCAATGGACTTGTTACGCTAAAAgttgtgtgcgcgcgcgtgtgtgtcttgAATGTGGCGTCaaggaaacaaaccaaaatatATTCTAGCTTTTCATTTTAAGAGTTTGATGGGACTTTGAAAGTTCAACGCGAGGAATCTTTCCATAAATCCCAGACGCAGAAGATAAAAGTGAACTCACCCAAACTCCACCGACCGTTTAAGGTGTCATCGTCGCTCCTTTTCCCCGCAAACTCCCCGCAAACTCCCCGCACTTTTAGAAAGGCTTAGCTGATGTCCATGGGTGAGTGTGGAGCGGTTCTGACAGGAGAGTCTCTCCCTCCGCTCCAACTTTCGACCGCAATCACCGaaaagtggaggaaaaagcCCCGAGTTTGCGGCAGACCGGTGAACTCTGGCCCCGAACGCTGCTGCAGACGTAGACACACTGATCTGAGGTAAAGCTCACGCGCAGACAGAGGCGCGCGGCACGCGCACGCGGACTCACGCGCGCGCCCGCACAGTGTAGGCTCGGTAGTTTTACCTCACGTGTCAACAGTAGCCTAAATAGCATATAGCACCTAGCTTCAGCTGTATCTgtcattagcaacattagctaATAATAAGACTTAAATATTTCCTTTCGGTGCTACTTTTGTTTTAGTATTTTTTACTAAACTTTTTTACTAACTATTATAACTTCTGCTCTTGGCCATTGCACAGTGATGGCATTGAAAGGAATGTATGGGCTGAGATTATATAGAAGGTACTAGTTAATTGATTATGAAGTGAATTGATTACAAAGATATGGTAACTGGAAAGtgtgatttttaattttccacttAATGGTATATTTATAGATATAACTTTTAAGAAACAAATTcaaaaacagcacttttcaGATACATTCAGCTAATTCAGCAAGCATTCTCATGATTGTATTAAGTCCTCAAGATATGTGTTTTGGGTGCTTTTTACAAAGCAACAATTATTctggggatttaaaaaaaaatcctatttcTTAGAAGGATTAATAGGGAAGCACTtgaatttagttttttttaaaaagaacatcaGTGTAAATTGAATGATTGACTGAACTCTGCTCTCACTAGCTGATCCTCCTTTGGGATTTGTGTTGAATGTGAAAATCCTTCTATTGAAATGACACAATGGGGGAGAGGGAGCTCAGGGGGTTGGAAACTGAAGGAATTCACAAAAACCAAACAGCTCCAGAGCTACATGGCCGTGGAAGAGGAGATGGTGGAAGAAGGGGCCTAAATTTAAACATTTCCTCTTTGTCCTGTTTTGGGTCCATTGTCATTGCATGGCTTCTGCACAGGAAGGAGTGGATCTGACATCAACGCTCTCAGGCTGACAATGCCAGGAAGTCTGTCTGACTGTATGTAAATATCTCTATGTGTCCACGCTTCCCTTAGCTGCCCGAGGAGCCACTCTCCTCTTGATGGCCCTCTCCCTGGAGCGGCTATAAGAACACTTGAGGGTGttgttgtagtagtagtagtagtagtagcgaCAGGGTTTTCGTGCCACACTTCCCCTCTAATTCATCAGCAACTGTCACAGCCCATCATCTTCAAATGACCTCACATCTGACACAACATCTGTAGGTCATATGTAGACCTAATTTGTACATGGATCATCTCGTGTGcagctgcttgtttgtgtgtaatTTTTCTCGTAATCATCCGCTGATTTGTCTCTCCCGCACCCGCGTTCCCTCACAAATTCCCATCTGTCCCCTAAGTCACTCATTTCCTCACAACCCCAAGCAGCCATCCTGTtgttccccctccctcctcatcagACATCCTGGTTTCAATGTTTTCAGCCCTGATCTGGCGTTTTCAGAAATAAAACTTATCATTGTTAAGAATAATCTCATTCCAACAATCTTTTtcagggggacagagacagaggtgaTGGAGACCGATGAGAGATTTAGAATCGAGGGTCTCTCCCAGCTGGGCATGCGTCTGTGATAAGTTTTGTTGATCCATAGCGAGCTGTGTACTTTAGAGCTGACTAAACAGCCTGTTTATTGTACGTGTTGAACACTCTGAACAGAGCTCtttgaaatgatgtcattggcTTCTCATTTTCAGAACAATcgacctcttcctcctcttcctatGACACGGTCCCTGCTGGTGGGGTTTGGTGGAGATTACCCGAGACAAACACTTGCTGGGTTTAGGCCCAGCTGTAATTATTTCGCCAGTCTTTGTCAAAGCCTCTGAGTGAAAACAGGCCGGCCAGACGGGGAGGGAGCGGAGGAGCGGTGGCGGGCGGGAGGGGATGGGGGTGGCAGATATGTTGTGATATCAAATGAAACAGCTTACCGAGGCCTGGGAACTGGATCCAGAAGGTGTGACCTGGGCCAGAGCAGCTGGCACCAGAGCCGGGTTCAGTTCTGACTGCAGGGAAGAAGCGAAGGTGGAAAGTCTGTACTGCACGCCCGCAGGCGGGGCGATGGCGAGGGAGTTATGAGGAAAACTGCTGAGAGCATGTTTACATTTAAgatttttcacacacacacgcgcacacacacacacacacacacacaaccttgtacttctatctttaggaggactttcacagacataaTCCATACACCATGTCCAAACTATGTCCTAACCTTCACAGTCTTCAAAGccaaaatctaaataaataataaatatacacacacatacgcgcgcgcacacacacacacacacaccaggaattCTGCCAACATTTGGTGGAAAATGTGCCCAGGTGAAAGCTGCTTCCACTGGTGGAAGAGTTTGTGTTACACTGGCATTCCTGACATTCCCTCAGCGCTGACCTGCATATTTCTCTGcacatggcacacacacacgcacatgcacgctcacacgcacaccACCTTTGATCTCAGCTGCAATCAGTTTGGGGATAATCAATCATTTTGGGTCTtcacagctgacacacacattaATTCACATGGTACACACACAGCCGGAATGTGATCGGACTGCCGGTGATGGAAAAGACTCATCAAACACAAAGGAAAGAGCGGCTGAAGGGAGGATTGGTGCGTGTGTTCTTTATGTGTTTGCATGGCATTCAGCTGGGGACTTTCGGGCCATTATCAGGATGAATCTGAAAACAGGAAGGGGGGTTCCATTAAACAAGACGAGGGGAAGACGACTgcagttccacttcctgtttcagagcaAGGGAGGAAACAGCAGATTTTTTAGGAATTCAAATCAAAGTCAACCCTTTAGAAAGAACATCTCTGGCACACAAAACACTAATATCTGGACTGTTGTCTCCATGTTTTTTTAGcatacttttatttgttttcttaaatATAACTTTTGGTATCGCTCTTGTTCTTTCGAGATCGCGAACAACCAGGTCATCTGTGAGACTATTTATCGGGTTGGACGTTTTTTCCAGAGACCTCGGCCCAGGCTGACTCAGCTCTGTCTGTAGGTCTGCACTGgtcagagaaaagcagcagtgTGGAAGAAAGCAAAACGCCATTTCTGCTCATCTGCATGCTCCCAGTGGAGACCCTGGGGATGTGGTGATAAAGGGTGGGGGCAGCAGATGAGGGACATTTAAGATAAAACATGCCAGATTATTCTGTGACTTCTTGGAACGATGTGTCGGAGCGACTGAAGAAGTGGCTTCAATCTACAATAACATGTAGATCACAAGTGTTAACGGGGCTGATGTTAAAGCAGGATTCTTCTCACTGATTTGTCTGAAAGGACGTGCTATCTCCTTGATggatgttgacctttgacctcattgTTGTCTCTGTTTAGTGTCTCTGTGCCAGTGTGGCAGTGAAACGAATGTTACTTCTAAACTGAAATGGGTAAATACTGTCATGAGGATATTAATGGCTAATGATACACATGGGGGCACATCTTTTTCCTTTTGATATTCTAATTTAATGGATattgtcattgttttgtttaaaaaaagagtagTTTCTCCCACGTAACTGACAGCACAAAGAGAACAAATATTATTTGATTACTTGATTAGAGAACTAATGAGTGTAACAACAATCATTGGAAATGTAAATCATTAACGCATTGCAGACTGGATTCAGAAATATAAACTGAATTAGCAAAATCATAGACAGATTTATCAAGAATCTGTGTTGCAATGTGGTCCCATGTGTCTGGCCTCCAGGTGCCTGCGTGAGCTTCCTCCCATCCAGACGATCACCTGATGAGATGATCAATGCTCTCCTGAGGGATCTCCTGCCAGACCTGCACTAGAGGATCAGTCATCTCTCAGACAGCCTGAGATGCATCATGGCAGCACTGGATGCAACCGTACTTGATGTCCCAGAGGTCCTTGGCTGGAGTCAGAACTGAGGGACGGTTGGGCCGGTCAATACCATCAATGTCTTCATTATCCAGGAGCCGCTGACACACAATAAGGCTGAAAAGTCATGTACCCAAAGGCACCCAAAGCTCACTGCACTAGAAAATGGTCTAACCATAGTAACTACCAGCAGTCAGGGTACCTCGGGTAAGCAGGCCTGTGCAGCCCTGCAGGGATGTGCACGCCCAGATCATCACTGAGCACCACTGAGCTGGTCACACTGGTGGATGATGCAGTCAGCAGATTGTTCTTTAAGGCATTTTTAtgctctctcctgtctgtcaaGTGCTCACTTTGAACCTGCTCATATCTTTGAGGAGAACACGGTGCCACTGCTGAGTCTTCCAACTCTGGTGTTCTCTGGCAAACACCAACCAAGCCGCCCACTCATGGACATTGGGTCTTAACGCCAACCTCCGGGATTCTGTTTTATACAGTCTGGGCAGAAACATGCACAGGAGTGGCCGACAGGAGGTCATTTTCTAAGGCTCTGGCAGTACTGCGGCTGTTCCTGCCAGGAGGAGTCTAGGGGTGTATTATTATGGGGGTATGAATTATTAGAATGATGAAGAGTTTGAAGCGTGCACACTCATTCAAAAGTCTgaaatatgaatatgaatatattaatgttttaaaaaaaatcccctcaaCTTTTGTTGGAGGGATGTAAAAACTTTGAATATTGGATTTAAAAAGTAGCAGAGCCATACATATTAATGTGTATGGCTCTATATGTATTATTTATATAAGCAGACACACCTCATAGTGTAAAAGCACCTCAGCATAATAATACCTGTCCTCCTCAATGGGTGCTAGGATTTTGCATTTGTCCGTTATAATGTCGTGCTTTGAACCCACGCATACCTCTGGAACGACAAGCAAGTTTCTTATCCTGTGGGTAACGTTTATGCAACTGCCTGAAGGGGCAGCATCAGGTGAAGAGATCTAAAAAAGAAGAGatcaataaaatacatttcttGATCTACTTATTTCAATT
This genomic stretch from Takifugu flavidus isolate HTHZ2018 chromosome 9, ASM371156v2, whole genome shotgun sequence harbors:
- the LOC130531904 gene encoding uncharacterized protein LOC130531904 isoform X3 is translated as MEQTDNPAPENKNPNGFVNRVFNVSLDVQNETSIVYIQETSPGPSEGHGETQDALLQTSVKDRQEVSKRPRVTGGIWKILNRKRTTSELERRPHSMILPGETSIPKLSFADKVRSFKKLKSPSVFRGKTGKLSTAKFTSSLGDEDSFYRDIGTPQQPSRGTLRHRGKRHSYAGCTAEFDCSFEDLDLTVPVDGHQPTVIGEAVTQNGCKPAERVYYTKRNQNASTNCNKAAAGCDESGIKCTSSTHQGRGRRHKDVWSYLRRISLLGKSNPVYSERSFDSELHSLDKTMDSDFGSVDIENDRDCQPPLPPPPPPPPHKPSDTKGHFGGLFRFFNNVAETARKWRTTSHSFSPPEGDGMQLSSPRAQRHAVDNIHSVSLTVLNEGLPKPERVPSSPATAHSSGCDKEDTTVTGGQSPTVVLKAFRPCSGPKAVNGLQSSNGTGDHIRIETNHSPTVTVENCIPLSCPNTENKDAVVKTDQLNCLHAEETLKGQTGNEQDSKDAPPDSQQTRDVHIQSHQGDKENTTNSVPASDSTEEIFKLCEQIARQSGCSVPHACPAVTHANTEKTSVPHKPPRLRPRPSSAVLDLWRPTLDRELYSHYSEVGSLCRRRRRPPHSAPHSLGQGWKTTQSRPCSVIETSVTRETQSMELHNRALSRPLGVSPLEPPLRISLQRCRSLPLPPNTLAALALLLPPSDTAPSSSSVRLRSGGSGSCRRRRLLRPGSEPLQVNILISGGSIVNAEAVWDHVTMADRELAFKAGDVIKVLDASNKDWWWGQIDEEEGWFPASFVRVEPHPPQPQTKQVFYINPIATPRFQNTTSKLWVNQEDGAAEPAEGTSEVQNGHLDPNNDCLCLGSPLQNRDQMRANVINEIMSTERHYIKHLKDICEGYLRQCRKRVDMFNDDQLKVIFGNIEDIYRFQMGFVRDLEKQYNTEDPHLSEIGPCFLEHQDGFWIYSEYCNNHLDACMELSKLMRDGRYQHFFEACRLLQQMIDIAIDGFLLTPVQKICKYPLQLAELLKYTAQEHSDYRYVAAALAVMRNVTQQINERKRRLENIDKIAQWQASVLDWEGDDILDRSSELIYTGELSWIYQPYGRSQQRVFFLFDHQLVLCKKDLIRRDILYYKGRIDMDRYEVRDAIDGRDDDFNVSVKNAFKLCNKDSEEIHIFLAKKPEEKIRWLRAFHEERKMVQEDEKIGFEISEYQKRQAAMTVRKVTKQKDSFIDFILRKKAMLYGHGLKMIKV